The genomic region AGGCCAGATGAACAACAGGATCCACAAATCAAAGAAGTGGTGCAACAGTTGATCAAGATGACAAATGACATAGACAAGAACATTGAGCTCCGACAGTAAGCTGTGCatcatacaaacacaaagaccCCATCGGTAAACAGATCCTTTGGTTATTGATAAGTCACAGTGCCTGATGTCAGTCAACAGAAGCTCTTTCATAGTTTGTCAGTAAATTGTTTTCATCCGCCAGTTTTCCTCCTTTATTAATCAGACCCGCCCCGGTCTCTGAACAGAAATATGGGCATTGAGACATTCTTCATGACGACCGACCACATCCATTTCAAAGTCATCTGAGAACTAGGGATGTGCCAATATCAGAATTTCTGAAGTGTAACCATTTCAGTGAAACATAGTAAAATGTACCATGTTTACACTGGATTTTATTGCAACTTTGTTGGACTCTCTGAAATAaccaacattaaaaacacttaaaacattataaaatcAAAATGCTATAAAGGAAGGAGTGCTGTGCTTTGTTCACATTGCCATCTAAAACAATGACAGTTATGGTAATAATGGAAATGATTGGTGTTCTGGCAAGTTTTACCTTCAATTAATTGTGTACAGTATAATATATCGTAAAACTGCTGTACCAGAACTTCTCTACTGTGAACACTACTCATGATGCAAGTGAAATCCAATCCAAACATCAGTAAATTTGATTCTGTCCATTTCTTCCTGTCAGACTGATCAACCAGGTTCCAAGCAACTGTGCTCAGGACATCCTCATGAAGGTGGCCAGGAGCATCTTTACTGATGGCATCAACTGGGGTCGAGTGGCGGCTCTCTTCAATCTGGTCTACAGACTCATTCACAAGgtaacacacagaaacagatacTTCACGGAGCAGCGCCTAGTAACAGGGCTGCATTCTAGATTCTAGATTTTTAAAGTCAGGTACCATTTTTTAAGATGTTGATACCCAGTGGTTGCCCTTTGGGTTCAACTGATGATCTTAACGTCAAACAGTGCAGTTCAGAAGTGAAaagaacttttttctttttcatagaAGAATATCTTATTCCACTGTCACTTAGCACTGGACTTAATGGCCTGAAtatagttttgatttttttcagggtTGGGTGCTGCGGAGCTCCCAAAAGATCACATGggatttttatgcctctggGCCAGCGACAGCAGtggcagaggcataaaaatccCGCCATTTGGCACAagcgtccacttggactcaaggttgaactgatttgaattttgtggtcaaaggtcaaagtcactgtgaccttacgtCAATCTCaatctcatgaacacaatatctcaagtaCACCTTGAAttcatttcttaaaatttggcacgaGCGTCCATTTGGACCCAaccatgaactgattagattttggtagtcaaaggtcaaggtcactgtgaccttacgtCCATGTCATTCTCGTGAATATGACATCTCAAGAAGGCCTCtggggaatttcctcaaatgtggcagaaacatccacttggactcaagaatgaactgattagaatttggtggttaaaggtcaaggtcattgtgacctcacaaaaaatgtttttggccataacctAAGTATGATGAAATACAAATATGTatcttctttgcagcaacatccatatttgaagcattgtcaatTGTCATTGCCACaaatgagtctggacagacatggatgtaaactttaaCTGATAGCTGACcacgaggcagtaattctaatTTTAGTCTGTCCCCATCAGATGCTTTAGATGTGTTGCCCAGCCCCACTGCCACTTTAAAGTCTCTTCCCTActggacaaaaataaataaataaaaaacaacactaaCACCAACTaccatctggcttttgtctttagtggTAAAGGTTACAGTCAGCATACAGTTCCAGGAGAattgactctgcagtagtcacgaGTATTTATTAGCTCCAGCTTcaattggcagtgatggaaacatgactcCTGGGTTGACACATCAATGTTCATTCCTTTTCCAGCGCATTTCAATGACAAGCCGCCACAAATTCCATCAGTTTCTGTCCAACTAGCACTCCAGCATTGTGCCAAATTAGTCGGCACCAACTTTGAAAGAGATcagtaacagatataaaaaatataaaacacaagttttcctgtgtttaaaaaactcaaaaacatatAGATTACATGTTAATTTTGGTGGAAGACGGGTGTAAGATTTAATTCTTACATTGGGTACACACAGAAATCTGTCTCTAGTAGCCCAGAGTTTCAGGATATTCTTAAGGTCTTggggtttttgttttaaaggaacTGATCACCAACCATCCAGAGAACATCAGGCCAATTAAAAGATGGTTTCGCCAGTTCATCAGAGAGCATCTCTACTCATGGCTCGTACAGCAGGGAGGCTGGGTGAGTGATGCATTTTCCACAAGGATCTGTCAGTTGTGTGCTCTATTCGTCTACAATTGAATTATGGTCAAATGTAAGGACTTGTCAGTAGGATCCAAAGCTCCTAATCTTGCTGTCTTGATCTTTCCAGGTGGGTGTGATCAGTTGTTTTCCTTGGTGGTGGAGGACAGCAGCCATAGTAGCATCAGTAGCACTGGTAGTAGCTATTGTTTACTACAGAAAGACGCGCTGAGAGCATCGGACCTTACAACCTCACAACCAGGGCTGCAGTCCCGTCTCCTGGATAAACGCAGCTCATTGATAAAGACGAAAGAGTTTCTGgacattaaagggccagtgtgtaatatttggcatggtttattgtcaaatctgaatctgaatctgaatattctaccca from Epinephelus moara isolate mb chromosome 1, YSFRI_EMoa_1.0, whole genome shotgun sequence harbors:
- the LOC126388767 gene encoding apoptosis regulator BAX-like, with the translated sequence MADSRQGVDREEGNQEPQGTMGWKDVIVDRILERAEVIFRGYVIERFKAEEPGRHISPELLGGRPDEQQDPQIKEVVQQLIKMTNDIDKNIELRQLINQVPSNCAQDILMKVARSIFTDGINWGRVAALFNLVYRLIHKELITNHPENIRPIKRWFRQFIREHLYSWLVQQGGWVGVISCFPWWWRTAAIVASVALVVAIVYYRKTR